From the uncultured Methanomethylovorans sp. genome, the window GGGTAGGTGAGGGGAAATGGATATTTTGAGATTTCATTGAAAAACAGATTACATGAAGACTGTGTAAGTAAAAGTTGGATACTGATGTTCAGAACACACAGGAGATATCAGGTTAAAAACTCCAGTAGAAAACTGGGTTAATGTATGTCCGAATATGCAAACATATAGGCCAAATTAGAAAATATAGGCACAGCATAACACCAAAACAGTAAGTAGCATATAAAGGACAAAGGAGTTTTAAGTTATCCTATTGGACATTGTCCTTTACTTGGCGAAATTAGATGAGTTTTTTCAATATATGTTAGGTTTATAACCTCATTTAGATTATTTCAACCCTGAGATTTTAGGGAAATTCGGAATTCCCAATTTAATTTATTTTTATTTACAGGTAAGAAATCACATCTGACCATCGCTTCTTTAAGCTGCTTGTTTGTGATAAAGAAACCATCGGGTGTTTGTTCAAATAAATTTTTAAGTGCATAACTAGTGTAATTTTTATTTGGTGTTTTTTGTGGGACTATATTTAACATTATCCAATTATCCAAGGCTTTTTTTTGGTTTTCGGGTAATTCGTATTCACTCATTTTACTCACTCCTATCTCTATCTTCAGTGTTTGGCATTTTGTATAATTCCCATCAAAGTTTATTTTTTATATTCGATATTCTATCGTTGGCGTTTCATGCAAACTGCATTAGGTACGCTTAGACTATCAGCTTTTCCAAGTAGAGGGCGGGTATTCTTGGAGAATCTGTCGGCTTCCCGGTGAGCTCTCCGAGTTGTTTCTATAAGTCATGTCAAAGGCGATGAATTCAGAGTTTAAAGTAGAAGGTTAAACGTTATTTAACAAATTTAAGAACAAAGTGCCGTAAAGTATTTATTTAGAACTCTATATTACAGCATAAATGACTAATTAGTCAATCATAGAGATAATTCATGAAAGAACATGTTGAAGACAAAAAAACAGCTCTTATGATAACGGCTCTGAAACTCTTTACTGAAAGAGGTTTCCACGGTACATCCACTGCCCAGATATCAAAAGAAGCAGGTGTAGCCACAGGTACTCTATTCAATTACTTTCCTACAAAAGAAGATCTCATCAATAGTCTGTATTTTGAGGTAAAAGGAGAATTAAGCCGCAGCATGGGGAAAGAAATCCAGGCACAGAGTACCTTCCAGGATAAATTAAGGAAAATGTGGTATAATTTGATCGAATGGGGATTAGACAATCAGAACGATTTTCTTTTTGTCGGACAGTTCTGTTCCTCTCCTTACATAACGAACTATACGCGTGAAGAAGTAATGAAAGAGTATGTCTTTCTTCATAATCTTGTGAAGGAAGGAATAGCAAATGGCGATATAAGAGATTATTCTGAGGAGCTGACCATTGCAATGTTCTATCAGGCTAGCAGGACGGTAGTGAACTTTATCCTTGATTCTGAACCACATGACAAAAATAAGGTTATAGAGGATGGATTTCAGATTATCTGGGAAGGTCTGGCTAAAAAATAATTTTTCACTCCCGGAGTTAGTAAGCAGTTAATTATATTTGATAAAGCAATATTTATTCCAAGTTTTGTCACTGCTAAGATTTGAACGCGCCTGAATGAGGCGGATGTTCATCGACTACACTAAATCTTATAAGTTGATAATTGAATATTTTATCCTTATTGTCCTATGTTTTTGCGAATATTTGTTTTAGCTTCCATGTATGAATTGATGGCTACATCCGTTGTTCCATCAACATCGATAGTCTCCATGTCAAAAATTTTTGCAAATTCTGAAGCATTTCTATGAAAACTATTATCTTTATAGTTTTGATTGTTTATCTTAAAAAGAAGACTATACATCGGACTGCTGAGATATTTACTGATGTTCTTAAAAGATACAGTCGATCTGTAATCTGTTTCATTCAGGCTGGAAAGCCACATCGGAGTTGCATATATGGTCCCTCTGCCGTTTCCCAGTAACATCGTTTTTGTGTAGATCTCATTTCCTCCAAGTGCTACGCTAACACAGTCATCAACAATGTTTCTTTCATTATCTCTCAGAAAATAAACAGGACAATCAAGCTTCTGCAAGTCAGCCTGTACTTTTTCAGAACTGTAACCACATTTTCCATAGAACAGAAGGATGCCATCTGATATTTTTGATATTTCTTCAGCATTCAGATATACTTCCGACTGTAAATGATCAATATCAGAATGTAGATCTTTTCTTAGAAGATTTACAACAACCGTTAATTCTTGTTTTTGCT encodes:
- a CDS encoding TetR/AcrR family transcriptional regulator; amino-acid sequence: MKEHVEDKKTALMITALKLFTERGFHGTSTAQISKEAGVATGTLFNYFPTKEDLINSLYFEVKGELSRSMGKEIQAQSTFQDKLRKMWYNLIEWGLDNQNDFLFVGQFCSSPYITNYTREEVMKEYVFLHNLVKEGIANGDIRDYSEELTIAMFYQASRTVVNFILDSEPHDKNKVIEDGFQIIWEGLAKK
- a CDS encoding DUF1638 domain-containing protein, translated to MPVLSIIACEMLEDELVYVLSKDIEIKHLFVVENRNSFRFAQKLKSENLNPFMFSSDRLYPIVSESNRRLPDSFMKMFSNIPIFKKISGALNRKQKQELTVVVNLLRKDLHSDIDHLQSEVYLNAEEISKISDGILLFYGKCGYSSEKVQADLQKLDCPVYFLRDNERNIVDDCVSVALGGNEIYTKTMLLGNGRGTIYATPMWLSSLNETDYRSTVSFKNISKYLSSPMYSLLFKINNQNYKDNSFHRNASEFAKIFDMETIDVDGTTDVAINSYMEAKTNIRKNIGQ